One region of Quercus lobata isolate SW786 chromosome 2, ValleyOak3.0 Primary Assembly, whole genome shotgun sequence genomic DNA includes:
- the LOC115974846 gene encoding phospholipase D Z-like yields MEVSIGNRSRRSRTTMFVVLVFVSATLCLPHVSVSVSAHQCKAWLVQSIPTDMPHLARVSGVLSTGDVFRWLAQNSSHKLDIIAQYWQLNAQPKDPRSGDYGYSEADMSRFGAAQGSQVYKAIEDAADRNVSIRLVSHSGVYPDFTKEPSNLASRRPNVKSVTLLHSEWWGSGIVHAKVWISNRRDVYIGSANNDWKSLTQVKEVGIYLVGCPKIAKKVEAYFENLWQLAHLNSAAYTKTVWDEQWQAERKVPCWSRFVDSEERCWSPLDDHFVRIPHVAGYPTLSHPHMFKLPIQSPGQNYSTLQPEFSYLSFAPPELSFGTYPPDEQAWVETIKSVGSGATLRISTMDWLGQSQYMKPTVYWSSLSSAVSEVVFSKHATVKILVAYWAHFIDNTDLYLKSLLYSNVLCNSSKYNKCSGKVEIKYYRVPGFNLTGPATQKGTSTGNVYPGYTRVNHGKYAVSDVRAHIGTSNLIWDYFYTTAGVSFGTYNPAIVSQLQQIFDADWSSPYAIPVEELEVGHACPR; encoded by the exons atggaagtgaGCATTGGCAACAGAAGTAGAAGAAGCAGAACCACCATGTTTGTGGTTTTAGTATTTGTGTCAGCCACTCTGTGTTTGCCACATGTGTCCGTGTCTGTATCAGCACACCAATGCAAAGCATGGTTGGTCCAATCCATCCCCACCGACATGCCCCACCTCGCTCGAGTCTCTGGTGTCCTCTCCACCG GGGATGTGTTTCGCTGGTTAGCTCAGAACTCGAGCCATAAACTGGACATAATAGCTCAGTACTGGCAACTGAATGCGCAGCCCAAAGACCCTCGTTCCGGGGACTATGGATATTCAGAAGCTGATATGAGCAGATTCGGTGCTGCTCAGGGGTCTCAAGTTTACAAGGCCATTGAGGACGCAGCTGATCGCAATGTTTCCATTAG GCTAGTGTCACACTCAGGAGTTTATCCAGACTTTACAAAAGAACCATCCAACCTTGCTTCACGAAGGCCAAATGTGAAGAGTGTGACTTTATTGCATAGTGAATGGTGGGGTTCTGGCATAGTCCATGCTAAAGTATGGATATCAAATCGTCGAGATGTATATATTGGATCTGCAAACAATGACTGGAAATCTCTCACACAG GTGAAGGAAGTTGGTATTTATCTTGTTGGTTGTCCAAAAATTGCAAAGAAGGTTGAAGCCTACTTTGAAAACCTGTGGCAACTTGCACATCTCAATTCTGCAGCTTACACCAAAACAGTGTGGGATGAACAATGGCAGGCAGAAAGAAAAGTTCCTTGCTGGTCACGCTTTGTTGATTCTGAAGAGAGGTGCTG GTCGCCTCTTGATGATCATTTTGTGAGGATTCCCCATGTAGCAGGATATCCTACATTGTCCCACCCTCATATGTTTAAATTGCCAATTCAGAGTCCCGGGCAGAACTATTCAACTTTGCAGCCTGAATTTAGCTATCTCTCTTTTGCTCCTCCAGAG CTATCATTTGGCACATACCCGCCAGATGAACAGGCATGGGTGGAGACAATAAAGTCTGTAGGAAGCGGAGCAACTCTTAGAATTAGTACCATGGATTGGCTTGGTCAGTCCCAATATATGAAGCCGACAGTTTATTGGTCATCCCTTTCCTCTGCTGTATCAGAG GTTGTCTTCTCCAAGCATGCAACAGTGAAGATATTAGTAGCCTACTGGGCACATTTTATCGACAATACTGATCTGTACCTGAAGTCTCTCCTTTACTCCAATGTTCTCTGCAATTCATCAAAGTACAACAAATGTTCTGGAAAAGTTGAGATCAAGTACTACAGGGTTCCAGGTTTCAATTTGACAGGACCTGCTACTCAAAAGGGAACTAGTACAGGAAATGTTTACCCTGGATATACCAGGGTAAACCATGGAAAGTATGCAGTTAGTGATGTGCGAGCCCACATTGGCACAAGCAATCTTATTTGGGATTACTTCTATACAACAGCTGGGGTCAGCTTTGGAACATACAACCCTGCCATTGTTTCGCAACTTCAACAAATCTTTGATGCTGACTGGAGTTCGCCATATGCTATTCCAGTTGAAGAGTTGGAGGTTGGTCATGCTTGTCCAAGATGA